The Cohnella abietis genome has a segment encoding these proteins:
- a CDS encoding PIN domain-containing protein translates to MSKNLKKDINEQIAKGSVFGLDTNILMHRPESVVQLLKQGSIVLSRDVLKELDGLKNNSNQVVAANARRAFKLIEEAQINEQHIKILPSADSAVLAQHQLSGSMDDRILASYLLYNTHGTPVCFVSNDRGAKITARNAGLDVLDISDGNRATSGFSLQKFLKRGGLFKIILIGAIVFSLFSFVQNRFFRDSFQERKQANYDNWSKNKTLAASEWLLQKISIDPKHIYYTANADDFIEPTKKGQEIFKAIATLPVSERKSPTAELRAILKPLLQQYLPSINVDKLSDKNIQSVFYYGSKDLRFGLLVLNRFDSGLTNALREVIAVDSSEQGAHFFESYENEDQIVIQLIDTMAYGPFGR, encoded by the coding sequence ATGAGCAAAAATCTGAAAAAGGATATTAACGAACAGATAGCAAAAGGATCGGTATTTGGACTGGATACCAATATTCTTATGCATCGTCCAGAATCAGTTGTGCAGTTGTTAAAACAAGGAAGCATTGTGCTAAGTCGTGATGTTCTGAAAGAATTAGATGGCTTAAAAAATAATTCGAATCAGGTTGTTGCAGCTAATGCACGGCGAGCCTTTAAACTAATTGAAGAAGCGCAAATTAACGAGCAACACATTAAGATACTGCCCTCTGCTGACTCAGCAGTGCTAGCTCAGCATCAACTAAGCGGAAGCATGGATGACCGTATTCTTGCTTCCTATCTTCTCTATAACACGCATGGTACGCCTGTTTGTTTTGTATCCAATGACCGCGGAGCGAAAATCACAGCGAGAAACGCTGGGCTTGATGTTCTAGATATTTCGGATGGGAACCGCGCAACAAGTGGATTTTCTTTGCAAAAATTTCTAAAAAGAGGCGGATTATTCAAAATCATTTTAATTGGCGCTATTGTATTCAGCTTGTTTTCCTTTGTACAAAACAGATTTTTTCGCGATAGTTTCCAAGAAAGAAAGCAAGCTAACTATGACAATTGGTCTAAGAACAAGACACTTGCGGCATCGGAATGGTTATTACAAAAGATAAGCATAGATCCCAAGCATATTTATTATACGGCAAATGCTGATGATTTTATTGAGCCGACTAAAAAGGGCCAGGAGATTTTTAAAGCCATTGCAACACTACCAGTGTCAGAGCGTAAGTCCCCTACAGCCGAGCTAAGAGCCATACTAAAACCTCTGCTCCAACAGTATCTCCCATCCATAAACGTGGATAAATTATCGGACAAAAATATTCAGTCTGTTTTTTATTATGGCTCGAAGGATTTGAGGTTCGGTTTGTTAGTGTTAAATCGCTTTGATTCTGGATTGACAAATGCCTTGCGAGAAGTTATCGCAGTGGATTCCTCGGAACAAGGCGCTCATTTTTTTGAATCCTATGAAAATGAAGATCAGATTGTAATCCAACTCATTGACACCATGGCTTATGGACCTTTTGGTCGATAA
- a CDS encoding CcdC protein domain-containing protein produces MNPFSLIISILILVLILRGLIRGSKEPLHDSGRRILIPVLYISTSLFELFDPELVLTSGRIVSSIGIGAVLSIPLILLTQFERKSDGRMYYKRNVSLYVLIIVIFSIRFFDFLFISGIDAKTLGFLNNVVTLTYIAIWRIVSFFKFRNAKSRFS; encoded by the coding sequence TTGAATCCATTTTCTCTAATAATCTCAATACTCATTTTAGTTCTTATTTTGAGGGGCCTTATCCGGGGCAGTAAAGAGCCATTGCACGATTCTGGTCGGAGAATATTGATTCCGGTTCTCTATATCTCTACATCTTTGTTTGAATTGTTCGACCCTGAGTTGGTGCTTACATCTGGCAGAATTGTTAGTTCGATTGGTATAGGTGCAGTTCTGTCGATTCCATTAATTCTACTGACACAATTCGAACGGAAATCGGATGGCAGAATGTATTATAAAAGAAACGTATCTCTTTATGTTTTAATTATTGTTATCTTCTCGATCCGCTTCTTTGACTTCTTGTTTATATCCGGCATCGATGCCAAGACACTTGGATTCCTGAATAATGTAGTCACCTTAACCTATATTGCCATTTGGCGTATCGTTAGCTTCTTTAAATTTCGTAACGCAAAGTCTAGATTTAGCTAA
- a CDS encoding LacI family DNA-binding transcriptional regulator — protein sequence MNIKTLSKLAGVSISTVSKVINGYADISEETRKRVQQVMQEHAYIPANSTKSSATNRSGLIGVVFAGKQNIDFSHSFFNEIMNTFKSQMGILGYDLVFFSNEKFQQSGETYLARCRHLQIEGCIILSGQDVEESVHELDQSPVPCIGIDLVLAGQNSSHILSDSHNNITKVVEHFYLLGYRELGYIGSNRDSEISSIREQGFRNAMQSYGLTIQEEWFAHGQDFYEESGYRAAKAMVERGSLPRAIFAGSDLLAIGAMRAFKKEAGCRIPEDIAIIGCDDIDACKYTSPPITTVAQNKAKIGRLAAMMLNDLIHNQMQTSSVTVETELIIRESCGSQIARIGL from the coding sequence ATGAATATAAAAACCTTGTCGAAGCTGGCCGGCGTTTCGATCTCGACCGTATCCAAAGTCATCAACGGTTATGCGGATATATCAGAGGAAACCCGGAAACGGGTTCAGCAAGTGATGCAGGAGCACGCCTACATCCCTGCCAATTCCACCAAGTCGTCGGCAACGAACCGCTCCGGCTTGATCGGAGTCGTCTTCGCAGGCAAACAAAATATCGATTTTTCTCATAGCTTCTTTAACGAGATTATGAACACCTTCAAGAGTCAGATGGGCATTCTCGGGTATGATTTGGTCTTCTTCTCGAACGAGAAATTCCAGCAATCGGGGGAAACCTACTTGGCCAGATGCCGCCACTTGCAAATCGAGGGCTGCATCATCTTGTCGGGGCAGGATGTAGAAGAGAGCGTTCACGAGCTCGATCAAAGTCCCGTTCCCTGCATCGGGATCGATCTGGTGCTGGCTGGCCAAAATTCCAGCCACATCCTGTCGGACAGCCACAATAATATTACGAAAGTCGTCGAACACTTCTATCTACTCGGCTATCGCGAATTAGGCTACATCGGCAGCAACCGGGATTCGGAAATATCCAGCATTCGAGAGCAAGGCTTCCGCAACGCCATGCAGAGCTACGGTTTAACGATTCAAGAGGAATGGTTTGCGCACGGGCAAGACTTTTATGAAGAGAGCGGCTACCGGGCGGCCAAAGCGATGGTCGAGCGCGGCAGCCTGCCCCGGGCGATCTTCGCCGGCTCCGACCTGCTCGCGATTGGCGCGATGCGAGCTTTTAAAAAGGAAGCCGGTTGCCGCATTCCGGAGGACATCGCCATCATCGGCTGTGACGATATCGACGCCTGTAAATATACGTCTCCTCCGATAACGACAGTCGCCCAGAACAAAGCCAAAATCGGGCGTCTGGCCGCCATGATGCTCAATGATCTGATCCACAATCAGATGCAGACCTCCTCGGTCACGGTAGAAACGGAATTGATCATCCGCGAATCTTGCGGCAGCCAAATCGCTCGCATCGGTTTATAA
- a CDS encoding carbohydrate ABC transporter permease: protein MKTLLSIKSLSYAFILALMVLYIGPLIFVFNVSFQTYPEYLANPLGLVKELHWSNYAEAWRQGNFAVYIWNSLFYTIIATAGTIFVSIFAAYPIARGYVKWAGFLYFFFLLSQFLPNPLVAQYKLMLELRYILPEIAYNTKWGYILLKTSGTGVVFMLFVGYIKSVSRDLDEAASMDGSGYTRFLFSILLPLMKPILATGVILTAIAVWNDYTGPLIYLTSEKHYPITAGLRVFKGQYGNNWPLLACGIMIVAAPLIVLYAFIQKYIVDGALAGAVKS from the coding sequence ATGAAAACGCTCCTCTCTATCAAAAGTTTATCTTATGCGTTCATCCTCGCGCTTATGGTACTCTATATCGGGCCGCTTATTTTCGTATTCAACGTTTCGTTTCAAACCTATCCCGAATATTTAGCTAACCCGCTTGGCCTCGTTAAAGAGCTGCATTGGTCCAATTACGCGGAAGCGTGGAGACAGGGGAACTTTGCCGTTTATATTTGGAACAGCTTGTTTTATACGATCATTGCCACGGCAGGAACGATCTTCGTGTCGATTTTCGCGGCTTATCCGATCGCTAGAGGTTACGTGAAATGGGCAGGCTTTTTATATTTCTTTTTCCTTCTATCTCAATTTCTACCTAATCCGCTTGTCGCTCAATATAAGCTGATGCTCGAGCTTCGCTACATCTTGCCGGAGATCGCTTATAACACAAAGTGGGGGTATATTTTACTCAAAACGTCAGGAACCGGCGTCGTCTTCATGCTGTTCGTGGGGTATATTAAATCGGTCAGTCGGGATTTGGACGAGGCTGCTAGTATGGATGGCAGCGGATATACGCGATTTTTATTCAGCATTTTGCTTCCCTTGATGAAGCCGATTCTGGCTACCGGCGTCATCCTGACAGCGATTGCCGTATGGAATGACTATACCGGTCCGCTAATCTATCTGACTAGTGAGAAGCATTACCCGATCACCGCCGGACTAAGGGTATTCAAAGGGCAATACGGCAACAACTGGCCTTTGCTGGCTTGCGGCATCATGATCGTCGCGGCCCCGCTGATCGTCTTGTACGCCTTTATACAGAAATATATCGTAGACGGCGCTTTGGCCGGCGCTGTAAAATCTTAG
- a CDS encoding carbohydrate ABC transporter permease, with amino-acid sequence MYPFGKGLARLTPYFLLGIPLLLYVVFAFGPSVMTIIYSFTDMKFLADSSFHFVGWDNYRDVFYSGNSSEYKASIYRSLKFTLLVTVFQNGIALLTAIIINQKLKGDRLYRSVLFMPVVLGVIVVALVWQLMFNPFGGPVNQLYHQFLNYNDGFFGSYSNAFNYIIFVQIWQYLGYSMLIFLAGLQTVPKDLYEAGHIDGTNRWKAFRHITFPLIASSFTVNILLSIIGAMQTFDIIAATTAGGFNTRTMAFDVFIRTTDANAKNMGLPAALSVLQFLLIFTFVIVAVYLLRRREVDH; translated from the coding sequence ATGTACCCTTTCGGCAAGGGGCTAGCACGTCTTACGCCTTACTTCCTGTTGGGCATTCCTTTATTGTTATATGTCGTCTTCGCATTCGGACCCTCCGTAATGACGATCATTTATTCGTTCACCGATATGAAATTTTTGGCTGATTCATCGTTTCATTTTGTCGGCTGGGACAATTACCGCGATGTTTTCTATTCCGGTAACTCGTCCGAATATAAAGCTTCTATTTATCGATCGTTGAAATTCACGCTTCTGGTTACGGTTTTCCAGAATGGCATCGCGCTGCTGACCGCCATTATCATCAACCAAAAGCTGAAGGGCGACCGGCTCTATCGCTCCGTTCTATTCATGCCCGTCGTCCTTGGTGTCATTGTCGTCGCCCTGGTCTGGCAGCTCATGTTCAATCCTTTTGGCGGACCCGTGAACCAGCTGTATCACCAGTTCCTTAACTACAACGACGGCTTTTTCGGCAGCTACAGCAATGCCTTCAATTACATTATATTCGTTCAAATATGGCAGTATTTAGGTTATTCTATGTTAATCTTCCTAGCGGGACTTCAGACGGTGCCCAAAGATCTGTACGAGGCGGGACACATAGACGGTACGAACCGTTGGAAAGCATTCCGCCACATTACGTTCCCGCTGATCGCATCGTCGTTTACGGTCAACATTCTGTTGTCCATTATCGGGGCGATGCAAACTTTCGATATTATTGCTGCTACGACTGCAGGTGGCTTCAATACCCGGACAATGGCATTCGACGTATTTATCCGAACCACGGATGCCAACGCCAAAAATATGGGTTTGCCCGCCGCACTGTCCGTCCTTCAATTTCTGCTCATTTTTACTTTTGTCATCGTGGCCGTCTATTTACTGCGTAGAAGAGAGGTTGATCATTAA
- a CDS encoding ABC transporter substrate-binding protein: MFRKIFALSLAATMLIVLAACNGADNEKAASSESATKPSVKVTEIQMLHWNQANINAVIDEINAEFQKEFPQYKIVYTKTEPDGQFKTALRARLLAGDVDIFPDLSGVRNSPKDWTPGGTVPYWQEYIDNGLIADLTGQPFISNYTETAIRDGGTYNDKVYGIPAGSVAMGGLFYNKKIFSDNGLKVPTTWSEFTAVCEALLAKKIVPIGLAGKDVWPLKLPVFNLQAQLYAGGDQSAFHEGTWKGTHKYNDPDAVEVLEKMKLIQDKYSIPNFTGVGYTDLPVIFGSGQVAMIADGSWDISSIEAANPKLDFGYFPLPANEKPVDVMAGKYDMTWFVADKGHNKEGALKWLEFFSRPEHYQKFVSAAGFLPTQASAKTDNKVLNEDIVPWATKLTPAYEIVMVNRPNIGETLAAEGVHTELLAPGGPFKSAQELADKQQEKWEAAKP, encoded by the coding sequence ATGTTTCGTAAAATTTTCGCTCTGTCGCTAGCTGCTACAATGCTCATTGTGTTGGCCGCTTGCAATGGCGCCGACAATGAAAAAGCTGCAAGTTCTGAAAGCGCAACCAAACCATCGGTGAAGGTCACCGAAATCCAGATGCTGCACTGGAACCAGGCCAACATCAACGCGGTGATCGATGAAATCAACGCTGAGTTCCAGAAAGAATTTCCGCAGTACAAGATCGTCTACACCAAAACGGAGCCTGATGGGCAGTTCAAAACAGCCTTACGCGCTCGTCTGTTGGCCGGCGACGTCGACATCTTCCCAGATCTTTCAGGCGTGCGCAACTCTCCGAAGGACTGGACGCCAGGGGGCACCGTGCCTTACTGGCAGGAATATATCGACAACGGTCTGATCGCCGATCTGACCGGGCAGCCTTTCATTAGCAATTATACCGAAACTGCGATCCGGGACGGTGGTACCTACAACGACAAAGTTTACGGCATTCCCGCCGGCAGCGTCGCCATGGGTGGCTTGTTCTACAACAAGAAGATCTTTTCGGACAACGGGCTGAAGGTGCCGACCACCTGGTCCGAATTCACTGCAGTATGCGAAGCGCTGCTAGCCAAAAAAATTGTGCCGATCGGCTTGGCGGGCAAGGATGTCTGGCCATTGAAATTGCCAGTATTCAACCTGCAAGCCCAGCTGTATGCCGGCGGAGATCAAAGTGCCTTCCACGAAGGCACATGGAAAGGCACGCATAAATACAACGATCCCGACGCGGTTGAAGTGCTTGAGAAGATGAAGCTGATTCAAGACAAATATTCGATTCCTAATTTCACTGGTGTAGGCTACACCGATCTGCCTGTTATATTTGGTTCCGGTCAAGTGGCCATGATCGCCGATGGCTCTTGGGATATCAGTTCGATTGAAGCAGCCAATCCCAAACTCGATTTCGGTTACTTCCCTCTTCCGGCTAACGAAAAGCCTGTCGATGTTATGGCCGGCAAATACGATATGACGTGGTTTGTTGCCGATAAAGGTCACAACAAAGAAGGCGCGTTAAAATGGCTGGAGTTTTTCTCCCGCCCCGAGCACTACCAAAAATTCGTGTCGGCAGCGGGTTTTCTTCCGACGCAAGCGAGCGCAAAAACGGACAACAAAGTACTGAACGAAGACATTGTTCCGTGGGCGACGAAATTGACTCCCGCTTATGAGATTGTCATGGTCAATCGTCCGAATATCGGCGAAACATTGGCGGCCGAAGGTGTTCATACCGAATTGCTTGCTCCGGGCGGGCCGTTTAAATCGGCTCAAGAGCTTGCGGACAAGCAACAAGAAAAATGGGAAGCGGCCAAGCCGTAA
- a CDS encoding LacI family DNA-binding transcriptional regulator, with product MNLKELAKSVGVSIATVSKVLNHYPDVAESTRQKVLEAVAKTGYRLPLHAQSLIGQSRLIALVFASTLPIDLNNAYFSDVLDGLKKRASEMRCDLLLFSEQSFSMKEDYVARCRHYHTDGCIVIAGDPTAPALQRLVLSEIPCVGIDLELTGTSTGYVTCNQTQIGEIAAEYIHDRQYQKPGYLGPGTLISLERENGYRTVFEKYGYEIRQEWFVRTHDFFEFSGYFAMKEMLKQPELPRVIFAASDLLAIGAMKAIIETGRKVPEDIAVIGCDDILHASLCSPSLTTVRIDKGKLGIASIDMLFDLLNGRTTSPAFLMEPELIIRHSG from the coding sequence ATGAATTTAAAAGAGCTGGCCAAATCCGTCGGCGTATCGATCGCCACTGTCTCCAAGGTGTTGAATCACTATCCCGACGTGGCCGAGTCCACCCGGCAGAAGGTACTGGAAGCCGTAGCGAAAACGGGCTATCGGCTTCCTTTGCATGCGCAGTCGTTGATAGGCCAGTCCCGGCTAATCGCTTTGGTGTTTGCCTCGACATTGCCGATCGATCTCAATAACGCTTATTTTTCGGATGTACTGGACGGCCTGAAGAAGCGGGCCTCCGAGATGCGCTGCGATCTGCTGCTATTCTCCGAGCAATCCTTCTCGATGAAGGAAGACTATGTCGCTCGCTGTCGGCATTACCATACGGACGGCTGCATTGTAATCGCCGGCGATCCGACGGCTCCCGCTTTGCAGCGCCTTGTGTTAAGCGAAATTCCTTGCGTGGGCATCGACTTGGAGCTTACCGGCACCTCAACCGGTTACGTTACCTGCAATCAGACCCAAATCGGCGAAATAGCCGCCGAATATATTCATGACCGCCAGTATCAAAAACCGGGGTATTTGGGGCCAGGGACGTTGATCTCTCTGGAAAGAGAAAATGGGTATCGGACCGTTTTCGAGAAGTATGGCTATGAAATCCGGCAGGAATGGTTCGTGAGAACCCATGATTTTTTTGAATTTAGCGGCTACTTCGCCATGAAAGAGATGCTTAAGCAACCTGAGCTTCCACGAGTCATTTTCGCGGCTTCTGATTTGCTGGCGATCGGAGCCATGAAGGCGATTATAGAAACCGGCCGAAAGGTGCCCGAAGATATTGCGGTCATCGGCTGCGACGATATTTTGCACGCGAGTTTATGCTCACCGTCTCTCACGACCGTCAGGATTGATAAAGGAAAGCTGGGCATTGCCTCCATCGACATGCTGTTCGATCTGCTGAACGGACGTACTACCTCCCCCGCTTTTTTGATGGAGCCGGAATTGATAATTCGTCATTCAGGATGA
- a CDS encoding helix-turn-helix domain-containing protein, whose translation MYLDNLSPYVREAVGQSVHPPWKIVERCLFDYQLLYLERGTLYVTIEGEVYEGRSGDIFLFKPRQTHSVQIMGNEMVSIKSVNFDLIQNEDSADVRVSTKTMQNMTAAELKHIRADITEPDSNWLPNFIRTNNSLIFENCLNELLDEYELKLPYYAYRGKTLLADLWVLLLRAHYKSDNAPLLTRWEELHRAKQFIESHADTSITLDNIADYVKMSRFHLLRQFSQLFHYTPLEYHQKMRIGRAKELMKHSHMKVGEIAERLGFINQHTFSRSFKRVVGVSPSEYRGKK comes from the coding sequence ATGTATTTGGACAATTTGTCCCCTTACGTAAGAGAGGCGGTCGGTCAATCCGTTCACCCCCCCTGGAAAATTGTCGAGCGTTGTCTATTCGATTATCAACTGCTGTATCTGGAGCGTGGTACGCTGTATGTAACCATTGAAGGCGAGGTTTACGAGGGCAGATCCGGCGATATTTTTCTTTTCAAGCCTAGGCAGACGCACTCCGTTCAAATTATGGGAAACGAAATGGTATCGATCAAGAGCGTGAACTTTGATTTAATTCAAAATGAGGACAGCGCTGATGTCAGAGTTTCGACTAAAACGATGCAGAACATGACGGCAGCGGAATTGAAGCATATCCGCGCCGACATCACCGAACCGGATAGCAATTGGCTGCCTAACTTCATCCGCACGAACAACTCGCTTATTTTTGAAAACTGCCTGAATGAGCTTTTGGATGAATACGAGCTGAAGCTGCCTTACTATGCTTACCGGGGTAAAACCTTGCTGGCCGACTTGTGGGTGCTTCTTCTGAGAGCTCACTATAAGTCCGATAATGCCCCTTTATTGACACGTTGGGAAGAACTGCACCGAGCCAAGCAATTTATCGAAAGCCACGCTGATACGTCGATTACCTTGGATAATATCGCGGACTACGTGAAAATGAGCAGGTTCCATCTTCTCCGTCAATTTAGCCAGCTGTTTCACTATACTCCGCTAGAGTACCATCAGAAGATGCGCATTGGCCGGGCGAAGGAATTGATGAAGCACAGCCATATGAAGGTCGGCGAGATTGCGGAGCGCCTAGGGTTTATAAATCAGCATACCTTCAGCCGTAGCTTTAAACGCGTTGTCGGCGTTTCTCCTTCGGAGTATCGCGGAAAAAAATAA
- a CDS encoding cellulase family glycosylhydrolase, whose amino-acid sequence MTQTLNCPDIRGFNYQPSYGSTSLENWLSFDEQVFELELRRGKQFFPEMNTIRTWLSWDAFIRNPEKFAENFERSLQIADSLGLVTVPILFNRWHDADLDCGGIYFDHFMPGWSWLTRLEWEKKQDDLFGNYLDIVVGRHIEDARILYWDICNEPFSYMLSPEEVPSEVEAAEYAWLERMSLRCRRLGATQPIGISVHAKHGRRGLERIAPLSDILMIHPYYPGPSDDEAQKQEFTKLLDEYVAVSVETGKPLLATETCWGGSEDDEWRVTNIHFTLSELKKRGIGWTVHLLHHSLVADAHRSPYGPVADCGYFAFIEADGSLRKGHEVFNIY is encoded by the coding sequence ATGACACAGACCTTGAATTGCCCAGATATAAGAGGCTTTAATTACCAGCCGAGCTACGGAAGCACCAGCCTGGAAAACTGGCTGAGCTTCGACGAGCAAGTGTTCGAGCTTGAACTGAGGCGCGGCAAACAATTTTTTCCGGAAATGAACACGATTCGCACCTGGTTGTCCTGGGACGCCTTTATTCGCAATCCGGAGAAATTCGCCGAGAACTTCGAGCGCAGCTTACAAATCGCCGATTCGCTTGGGCTCGTCACGGTCCCGATTTTGTTCAACCGCTGGCACGACGCCGATCTGGACTGTGGAGGCATTTATTTCGATCATTTCATGCCTGGCTGGAGTTGGCTGACCCGCTTGGAGTGGGAGAAGAAGCAGGATGACTTGTTCGGCAACTATTTAGATATCGTGGTAGGGCGGCACATTGAGGATGCCCGGATTTTGTACTGGGATATTTGCAATGAGCCATTCTCCTATATGCTTTCACCGGAGGAAGTTCCATCGGAAGTAGAAGCGGCCGAGTATGCGTGGCTGGAGCGCATGTCGCTACGCTGCCGCCGATTAGGGGCGACACAGCCGATCGGGATCAGCGTGCACGCAAAGCACGGTCGCCGCGGATTGGAACGGATCGCTCCGTTATCCGACATTCTAATGATCCACCCGTATTATCCTGGGCCGTCGGATGACGAGGCGCAAAAACAGGAATTTACGAAATTGCTGGACGAGTACGTGGCTGTATCGGTCGAAACTGGCAAGCCTTTGCTTGCTACAGAAACCTGCTGGGGGGGATCGGAGGACGACGAATGGCGTGTAACCAATATACATTTTACGTTGTCGGAGTTGAAGAAACGCGGCATCGGATGGACGGTGCATCTTCTGCATCACAGTCTGGTTGCTGATGCGCATCGTTCCCCGTATGGACCTGTGGCGGATTGCGGTTACTTTGCTTTTATCGAAGCGGACGGCTCCTTGAGAAAAGGTCATGAGGTATTCAATATTTACTAA
- a CDS encoding C-terminal binding protein produces MNHNQKPLKIVMTDCEYPDTQFEEAVIAQLEKNVLFIQAQCKTEADVIELAADADGIINQYAPITGKVIAKLKKCQVISRLGVGVDSVDLKAAEERGIWVANVPNYCMDEVSDHTMALLLSWARKIPFYDQVVKTSSWDYKMGTPIFSLRDKVIGLVGYGKIAQLLAAKATAFGMKIMFYDPYVTGGPVHAGAVQASSLEELMAESDFISVHTPLNDATRGLIAKPLLELMKPTAVIINTSRGPIINETDLIEALETGKLAGAALDVIEQEPIDRNHPFLRMPQVILTPHVAWYSEESQAKLRVNCTLNVMRVLQGEAPLYAVNKPINKFSASEA; encoded by the coding sequence ATGAACCATAATCAGAAGCCTTTAAAGATTGTCATGACAGATTGCGAGTACCCGGACACCCAATTTGAAGAGGCCGTTATTGCTCAATTGGAGAAGAATGTTCTCTTCATCCAGGCCCAATGCAAAACAGAAGCGGATGTAATCGAGCTGGCGGCGGATGCGGACGGGATCATCAATCAATATGCTCCAATTACCGGCAAAGTCATCGCGAAGTTGAAAAAATGCCAGGTCATTTCCCGCCTAGGGGTCGGCGTCGATTCCGTTGACCTCAAGGCTGCCGAAGAGCGCGGCATCTGGGTGGCCAATGTCCCGAATTATTGTATGGACGAGGTTTCCGACCATACGATGGCTCTGCTACTGTCCTGGGCCCGAAAGATCCCATTCTACGATCAAGTCGTCAAAACGTCGTCATGGGATTACAAGATGGGCACTCCGATTTTCAGCTTGAGGGATAAAGTGATTGGGCTGGTCGGCTACGGCAAAATCGCTCAGTTGCTGGCTGCGAAAGCGACCGCCTTCGGAATGAAAATTATGTTCTACGACCCTTACGTAACCGGCGGTCCAGTCCATGCAGGAGCCGTACAAGCGTCGTCTTTGGAAGAGTTGATGGCAGAATCGGATTTTATTTCCGTGCATACGCCGCTGAACGACGCGACTCGCGGGCTTATAGCTAAGCCTTTATTGGAGCTGATGAAGCCGACGGCGGTCATTATTAACACTTCCCGAGGGCCGATTATTAATGAAACGGATCTGATTGAAGCGCTGGAAACCGGTAAGCTGGCCGGAGCCGCACTAGATGTGATCGAGCAGGAGCCTATCGACCGGAACCATCCTTTTCTGCGAATGCCCCAAGTGATCCTGACCCCACACGTAGCCTGGTACTCGGAAGAATCCCAGGCGAAGCTGAGAGTCAACTGCACGCTTAATGTCATGCGGGTGCTGCAAGGGGAAGCCCCCTTATATGCGGTTAACAAACCTATCAACAAGTTCAGCGCATCGGAGGCATAG
- a CDS encoding SDR family NAD(P)-dependent oxidoreductase, producing MNPIHKVCLVTGASRGIGRGIALMMAEAGYRLAITHLAEAEEAAATAELIRSRYGGECLVLQANLIDPLQVGQIVADTTAHYGRLDVMVNNAGVTVFGKLVDLSLEELDQLLHLNLRAPLLGMKAAAQAMIACGAGGNIVNIASSRGQRAYSTDAAYGASKAGLIRATESVALELAPYKIRVNCIAIGVTRVTDDDQFYRGFEDIVPLGRPAEIEEVGRIVKWLVSQDADYITGTTLRVDGGLILPGTPEPRGSSRKAGYEYSINAPRS from the coding sequence ATGAACCCGATTCATAAAGTTTGTCTCGTCACCGGCGCTAGCCGCGGCATCGGGCGCGGGATCGCATTGATGATGGCGGAAGCGGGGTATCGTCTGGCAATTACCCATTTGGCGGAAGCCGAAGAAGCCGCAGCTACCGCAGAGCTGATCCGTAGCCGATACGGTGGCGAATGCCTCGTCTTGCAAGCGAACCTTATCGATCCGCTGCAAGTCGGGCAAATCGTAGCCGATACAACGGCTCATTACGGGCGGCTCGACGTCATGGTGAATAATGCCGGTGTAACCGTGTTCGGCAAGCTTGTCGATCTAAGCCTAGAAGAGCTGGATCAATTGCTTCATCTCAATTTGCGGGCACCGTTGCTCGGCATGAAGGCGGCAGCCCAAGCGATGATCGCTTGCGGAGCGGGAGGCAATATCGTCAACATCGCTTCGAGTCGCGGTCAGAGAGCGTACTCGACGGACGCCGCTTACGGAGCGTCGAAGGCGGGATTGATTCGCGCCACAGAATCCGTCGCTCTTGAACTGGCTCCTTATAAAATCAGAGTGAACTGTATTGCGATCGGCGTAACCCGGGTTACGGACGACGATCAATTTTATCGCGGCTTTGAGGATATCGTTCCCTTGGGCAGACCGGCAGAGATCGAGGAAGTCGGTCGGATTGTGAAATGGCTCGTTTCCCAAGATGCCGATTATATTACCGGGACAACGCTGCGGGTAGACGGAGGTTTAATATTGCCAGGAACGCCGGAGCCGCGCGGCAGTAGTCGAAAAGCAGGATACGAGTATTCCATCAACGCTCCTCGTAGTTGA